A portion of the Paenibacillus sp. PvR098 genome contains these proteins:
- a CDS encoding S-layer homology domain-containing protein: MKYVSKAIMLMLCMLIAAPSLVLAAANSTTSSDISSHWAEKEMKKWINNGLLTGYSDGSYQPDHSISRAEYFTLVNRSFHFTKEAAVSFTDLNASHWAFAEIARAKAAGYADGYPDGTIQPDQQISREEAAVVLTNVLKLQENAAAAEAFKDAAQFAGWSKGSIGALAAKGYLSGYEDGTFKPQSSMTRAEIVVLLDRSLSNAAAPTTTYDHKGTFGPQTGTTTIQGNVVISAESVTLRNTVIEGNLLIAESVGDGDVFLKNVTVKGSTTVNGGGSNSIHFEDSVLLTVIVNKADGSVRIVAEGSTSVRQITVESSALLEAKGTGTITDVILSSLLPSNAEVSLAGQFNTVDVQATSVRVSLTEGAIQQLTVAQGAANSTLHVGAGASIADLILNAAASVTGNGTIERAAVNTNGSTFERTPSDVTTSDGVSVGSSSGSGSSGGGGSSQDDSSDNGSVTDVVYGFGGKIVDVLDEPVAGMTIHFRRGLDNKDGTIVATVVTDSSGQYSVNLPLGIYTGELSKVGFITTYLVGVSAENVRNANENATAIRVAAANEIRIVLTWGEQPRDLDSHLVGPTPNGGVFHTWYADKVYTSVTGATYADLDHDDVTSYGPETTTIRQTVDGTYRFYVHNFSGESNMRDSGAHIEIYEGSTTIPVRTYDISTGTGTERYWTVFEMDVVSGTISSFRAINQFYANEADAKGTLGNGNGNGNATVTSLTYSPAGPIVFYDLTTLGVSVRATELNGTVTDVTYNASTVYSSVYQNIAAVGPDGVIRPVASGATVVSAVYGGITIDIPVLVILTPVLTLNAATLEASDLISGAEVKLYNSSHNLVSTVSVGQDGRVSIPLPLASGSYYIVQSVQGFVSRPSNHITT; this comes from the coding sequence ATGAAGTATGTATCCAAAGCGATAATGCTCATGCTTTGCATGCTTATCGCCGCACCAAGCTTGGTGCTCGCCGCAGCCAATTCTACTACGTCTTCCGACATTAGCAGTCATTGGGCAGAGAAAGAAATGAAGAAATGGATCAACAATGGCTTGTTGACAGGTTATTCAGATGGATCCTATCAACCTGATCACAGTATCAGCAGAGCGGAATATTTTACATTAGTTAATCGCTCTTTCCACTTTACCAAAGAAGCTGCCGTCTCGTTCACGGACTTGAATGCTTCTCATTGGGCATTTGCTGAAATTGCCCGTGCCAAAGCGGCTGGTTATGCTGATGGTTACCCGGATGGAACCATTCAACCTGATCAGCAAATCAGCCGTGAAGAAGCAGCAGTTGTTCTGACCAATGTGCTTAAACTTCAGGAGAACGCTGCGGCTGCCGAAGCCTTCAAAGATGCAGCGCAATTTGCAGGCTGGAGCAAGGGCTCTATTGGTGCACTTGCGGCCAAAGGATATTTGTCAGGCTATGAAGATGGGACATTTAAGCCCCAAAGCTCTATGACTCGCGCGGAAATTGTCGTGCTGCTGGATCGGTCTTTATCTAACGCGGCAGCACCTACTACGACCTACGATCACAAGGGTACATTTGGTCCTCAAACAGGAACAACAACGATCCAAGGAAATGTTGTAATCAGCGCTGAGAGTGTAACATTAAGAAATACAGTCATCGAAGGAAATCTTCTTATAGCTGAATCCGTCGGCGATGGAGATGTCTTTTTAAAGAATGTGACGGTGAAAGGCTCTACAACCGTAAATGGTGGTGGTTCTAACTCGATTCACTTCGAAGACTCGGTATTGCTTACGGTTATTGTGAATAAAGCCGATGGCAGCGTTCGTATCGTAGCAGAAGGCTCTACAAGCGTAAGGCAAATCACGGTGGAGTCGAGTGCTTTGCTAGAGGCGAAAGGGACTGGAACGATTACGGATGTCATTCTGTCCAGCCTGCTTCCTTCTAACGCCGAAGTCTCTTTAGCGGGACAATTCAATACGGTAGATGTGCAGGCAACCAGTGTTCGGGTGAGCCTAACGGAAGGCGCGATTCAGCAGCTTACCGTTGCTCAAGGAGCAGCTAATTCGACATTACATGTTGGAGCAGGAGCTTCCATTGCAGATCTGATTCTTAATGCGGCAGCATCCGTTACAGGGAACGGAACGATTGAACGTGCTGCAGTGAATACGAATGGCTCGACCTTTGAGCGTACCCCTTCTGATGTAACAACCAGTGATGGAGTAAGCGTAGGAAGCTCTTCCGGCAGTGGTTCTTCCGGTGGCGGCGGCTCCTCCCAAGATGATTCTTCCGACAATGGTTCTGTCACAGATGTTGTATACGGATTTGGAGGAAAGATCGTTGATGTACTGGATGAACCCGTTGCGGGGATGACGATTCATTTCCGACGCGGACTTGACAATAAAGACGGTACGATCGTCGCTACGGTCGTTACGGATAGCAGCGGTCAATATTCCGTTAATTTACCTTTGGGGATTTATACGGGTGAGCTTTCCAAAGTAGGTTTTATTACCACTTATCTTGTCGGAGTTTCGGCAGAGAACGTTCGTAACGCCAATGAAAATGCAACTGCAATTCGTGTAGCAGCAGCCAATGAAATTCGTATTGTATTGACTTGGGGCGAGCAGCCTCGAGACTTAGATTCGCATCTCGTAGGTCCGACACCGAATGGCGGGGTTTTCCATACCTGGTATGCGGATAAAGTATATACTTCGGTAACTGGCGCTACTTACGCCGACCTGGATCATGATGATGTCACTTCCTATGGTCCTGAAACGACAACCATTCGTCAAACGGTAGATGGTACTTATCGTTTTTATGTGCATAATTTTTCGGGTGAATCCAACATGAGAGATTCCGGAGCCCATATTGAGATCTATGAGGGTTCTACGACAATACCTGTAAGAACCTACGATATTTCAACGGGAACAGGAACAGAGCGTTATTGGACTGTGTTTGAAATGGATGTGGTCAGTGGTACGATTAGCTCTTTCAGAGCTATCAATCAGTTTTATGCTAATGAAGCTGATGCAAAGGGAACTCTGGGTAATGGGAATGGCAATGGCAATGCGACGGTAACATCTCTAACTTACTCGCCTGCAGGTCCTATTGTTTTTTATGATCTGACAACGTTAGGCGTGAGCGTTCGCGCAACCGAATTGAACGGAACAGTAACCGACGTGACTTATAATGCTAGTACGGTTTATTCTTCCGTATACCAAAACATTGCAGCTGTAGGTCCTGATGGCGTGATCAGACCTGTTGCTTCTGGAGCGACTGTGGTTAGCGCGGTATATGGAGGAATCACGATCGATATCCCGGTTCTGGTTATCCTGACTCCTGTTTTGACCTTAAACGCTGCGACATTGGAAGCTTCAGATTTAATTTCAGGTGCTGAAGTGAAGCTGTACAATTCATCTCATAATCTGGTTAGTACAGTTTCTGTAGGACAAGATGGCAGGGTAAGTATTCCGTTACCTTTAGCATCAGGTTCTTATTACATTGTTCAGTCCGTTCAAGGTTTCGTGAGTCGTCCATCGAACCACATTACCACTTAA
- a CDS encoding M20/M25/M40 family metallo-hydrolase, translating to MKPLKITLLELLNIQGVSGREQQVAAYVTERLTRHQFTVVRDRYGNVLAERRFGALDKGPVLLLSAHMDTVLPFVPGRQIVWDGDILRSSEGILGADDRAGIAIVLEVIERMESHPYYGTLKIAFTRDEERGRVGSNEIPAEWLADVDMAVVADRRNRRDIVTSCRYMSFCSDKVGEYWERVGEQIGQPDWKSCQGGISDAMTYAEHGIPSINVSCGYQHEHTEWEELHWPSVMDTVKLISEGVLTWRQVTSPVR from the coding sequence ATGAAACCATTGAAAATAACTTTACTTGAACTACTGAACATCCAAGGGGTGAGCGGACGCGAGCAGCAAGTAGCCGCCTATGTAACAGAGCGTCTGACCCGCCATCAGTTTACCGTTGTTCGTGACCGCTATGGGAATGTGTTAGCGGAACGAAGATTTGGAGCCTTGGATAAAGGGCCGGTTCTGCTCCTTTCCGCTCATATGGATACGGTGCTCCCTTTTGTGCCTGGCCGCCAAATCGTGTGGGATGGCGATATTCTCCGCAGCTCTGAAGGCATTCTGGGGGCAGATGATCGGGCGGGGATTGCAATTGTTCTAGAGGTTATCGAAAGAATGGAGAGTCATCCATATTACGGTACGCTCAAGATTGCTTTTACTCGAGATGAAGAGAGAGGGCGGGTCGGCTCGAATGAAATTCCTGCCGAGTGGTTGGCCGATGTGGATATGGCTGTCGTGGCAGATCGCCGGAATCGGCGTGACATTGTGACTTCCTGCAGGTATATGTCGTTCTGCTCGGATAAAGTTGGGGAGTACTGGGAGCGGGTGGGTGAACAAATCGGACAGCCCGATTGGAAAAGCTGCCAAGGCGGGATCAGCGATGCCATGACCTATGCCGAGCACGGGATACCGAGTATCAACGTATCTTGCGGCTACCAGCATGAGCATACGGAATGGGAGGAGCTTCATTGGCCGTCCGTTATGGATACTGTGAAACTCATCTCGGAGGGAGTTCTGACCTGGCGTCAGGTTACATCGCCTGTAAGGTGA
- a CDS encoding AAA family ATPase, translating to MKIEKLELVNFKQYYGEQTIHFAGFQSKGEQNVTVVYGANGKGKTTIYRALMLALFGVAELAKDKEIGKKGDSYYICNLNVLRESPDGSGMVKVKVSFSHQGEHFELERVLVSQLFDDEQIQEDFLSARMTHIDIQGRTHMYDREEDISSVVNRIFDRRMKDYFLFDGERIEQLMRDEQSQKKEVAKGIKNLLKLDALDDSLQVMAKLHSSYHQEIQNAASGEYRTKLGEQLAKERAMEEFEGNVEKWQEELEVKEREISLIDDQLKEHQDVREQVIRREHLTGQINDLGKRKADQLAKIRDFNKHSFNLLLKDEYTRFYSELEHIRAHMGNPFDIAKELLEKIIEDRKCAVCDSDVDPDSKQFKAVSLLLEKHQEHSYTRELNDLKEEVRTVMEQNKLAEERSGELLKGYSDINKEMKRIQRDIDSINEDIGVSHNADYRNLQQARNNLSDRIQELRLKINQGKDELNRLLNEKREIDSAVKEMEKKEAQKDIKVKMKDIANATKEALKAIQTKFVDEISREVEEVTTSNFRKFIDEDSRQNLKEVKIEKDFSLQVLAWNGANFLPNLSSGQRQILSLSFIISLLSISGGTDKTLEIPLFMDTPFGRISGENRDNLLRLIPDMTPQWILLATDTEFTRVECAELRKTGRWGEVYRLQIPAPGKTEVVRDSVLGFQPDR from the coding sequence GTGAAGATCGAGAAGCTGGAGCTGGTCAACTTCAAACAATATTACGGGGAGCAAACCATTCATTTCGCCGGCTTCCAGTCCAAGGGCGAACAGAATGTTACGGTCGTGTATGGGGCCAATGGGAAGGGCAAAACCACGATCTATCGAGCCTTGATGCTCGCCTTATTCGGCGTGGCGGAGCTTGCTAAGGATAAAGAGATCGGTAAGAAAGGCGATAGCTACTACATCTGCAACCTGAATGTTCTTCGCGAGTCGCCGGACGGATCCGGAATGGTCAAAGTGAAAGTCAGCTTCTCTCATCAAGGGGAGCATTTCGAGTTGGAGCGTGTCCTTGTCTCTCAGCTGTTTGACGATGAGCAAATCCAGGAAGATTTCCTTTCCGCACGGATGACACACATCGACATACAGGGCAGAACGCATATGTACGACCGGGAGGAGGACATTTCATCCGTTGTGAATCGGATTTTCGATCGTAGGATGAAGGACTATTTCTTGTTCGACGGTGAACGAATCGAGCAATTGATGCGGGACGAGCAGAGCCAGAAGAAAGAAGTCGCCAAGGGAATTAAGAACCTTCTCAAGCTTGATGCATTGGATGATTCTCTGCAGGTCATGGCGAAGCTCCATTCGAGCTACCATCAAGAAATTCAGAATGCGGCCAGCGGCGAGTATCGGACAAAGCTTGGTGAACAACTAGCCAAGGAACGGGCCATGGAAGAGTTTGAGGGCAATGTGGAGAAATGGCAAGAAGAGCTTGAGGTGAAAGAACGGGAAATCTCCCTCATCGACGACCAGCTTAAGGAGCACCAGGACGTCAGAGAGCAGGTCATAAGGCGGGAGCATCTAACGGGACAGATCAATGACTTGGGTAAACGAAAAGCAGACCAGCTGGCCAAAATACGCGATTTCAATAAGCATAGCTTTAATCTGCTTTTGAAGGATGAATATACTCGCTTCTATAGTGAGCTAGAGCATATTCGTGCCCATATGGGCAACCCGTTTGATATTGCAAAAGAGTTGCTTGAAAAGATCATAGAGGATCGCAAATGCGCGGTGTGTGACTCGGATGTGGATCCGGACAGCAAGCAATTTAAAGCCGTAAGCCTGCTGCTCGAGAAGCATCAGGAGCATTCCTATACTCGTGAATTGAACGATTTGAAAGAAGAAGTACGTACCGTAATGGAACAGAACAAGCTGGCGGAAGAGCGAAGCGGCGAGCTGTTGAAAGGATACTCCGATATTAACAAAGAGATGAAACGGATCCAACGGGACATCGATTCGATCAACGAAGACATCGGGGTAAGTCACAATGCGGATTATCGTAATCTGCAGCAAGCCCGCAATAACCTGTCAGACCGCATTCAGGAGCTTCGGCTGAAAATTAATCAGGGTAAAGATGAACTTAACCGTCTCCTGAACGAGAAGCGGGAAATTGATTCGGCTGTGAAAGAAATGGAGAAGAAGGAAGCTCAGAAAGACATCAAGGTCAAAATGAAAGATATTGCGAACGCCACCAAAGAAGCGCTAAAAGCGATTCAAACCAAGTTCGTCGATGAAATCTCGAGGGAAGTGGAAGAGGTCACCACGTCGAACTTCCGTAAATTCATTGATGAGGATAGCAGGCAGAATTTGAAGGAAGTGAAAATAGAGAAGGACTTCTCTTTACAGGTGCTGGCATGGAATGGCGCCAACTTCCTGCCGAATCTGTCATCCGGCCAGCGTCAAATCTTGTCTTTATCCTTCATCATTTCACTGCTCAGCATCTCCGGCGGAACGGATAAAACGCTGGAAATACCGTTATTCATGGATACGCCGTTCGGACGAATTTCCGGTGAAAACCGCGACAATCTGCTGCGGCTGATCCCGGATATGACGCCGCAGTGGATCCTGCTGGCAACGGATACGGAGTTCACTCGCGTCGAATGCGCGGAGCTGCGGAAAACCGGACGCTGGGGAGAAGTGTATCGACTGCAAATTCCTGCACCTGGCAAAACAGAAGTCGTGCGCGACAGCGTGCTGGGCTTTCAGCCTGATCGATAA
- a CDS encoding DEAD/DEAH box helicase family protein, with translation MLRELQLQYVYDSSENSIVDKLFHPLLHNSILYQRGVGYFTSGWLQLNLKGILSLIERKGKAELITSPHLTASDYDAMERGEQAKEDQAIYEAILLELNALEKQDDHETLPLLAWLVADNLLEVKFAIPKNNIGDFHDKFAIFTDEAGDKVAIHGSYNDSLHANYNGESFSVYCSWVEGQAPYVAKHEERFHKMFSGQNDFFRIYRMHDFIREKLVLITQYTERPYEIGKTQAEPEEELPIRMPSTLQLFDYQKHAIEEWTNNNCRGLFSMATGTGKTITSLAAALGVFKSHKKICLIVSVPFKHLVEQWNQEVRAFGFIPVMSTSRDWLFEANSLIDDYNLGFEEVICFIVTHQSNADEDKFLRLVSKIRNKDSVLFIGDEAHYLGAAYLRNSLHPDIKMRIGLSATPERWRDLDGTQVVTDYFSREVISFGLERAIEEGYLTPYEFFPHYVEMSEEDYREYKRLTIRISQLLQAAKTDPSRREAANVFAAQRANLLNKSEAKIETFLALLRQHIREVGLEHFKHTIVYSPEGKHREILRRVADTGLRVQEIVSSTSNADRKSILQAFDRGDIQVIVAMKCLDEGVNVPATKRAYFLASTSNPRQFVQRRGRILRKAIGKQQAYIHDFVMIPPLDAADDGNTYAQIMKREFARFVEFYLCASNQLAIHSRAFEILERYRLGYLLSLKPEDIYSSLSGELEDHDS, from the coding sequence TTGCTGCGTGAGCTTCAATTGCAATACGTATATGATTCATCCGAGAACAGCATTGTGGACAAGCTGTTCCACCCGCTTCTTCACAACTCGATCCTGTATCAGCGGGGCGTAGGTTATTTTACGTCCGGGTGGCTGCAGCTCAATCTCAAGGGAATTTTAAGCCTCATCGAACGCAAGGGCAAGGCGGAATTAATTACCTCGCCTCACCTGACAGCAAGCGACTACGATGCAATGGAGCGGGGGGAACAGGCCAAGGAGGATCAAGCGATATATGAAGCGATCCTTCTGGAGCTGAATGCCCTTGAGAAGCAAGACGATCACGAGACGCTGCCTCTGTTGGCATGGCTGGTCGCGGATAATCTGTTAGAAGTGAAATTTGCCATCCCGAAAAACAATATAGGCGATTTCCATGACAAGTTTGCCATATTTACGGATGAGGCCGGGGACAAAGTGGCGATCCACGGTAGCTATAACGATTCCCTCCATGCCAATTACAATGGTGAAAGCTTCTCGGTGTATTGCTCTTGGGTAGAAGGTCAGGCGCCTTATGTGGCCAAGCACGAGGAGCGTTTCCATAAGATGTTCTCTGGTCAGAACGATTTCTTTCGCATCTACCGGATGCATGATTTCATTCGCGAGAAGCTCGTTCTAATTACCCAATACACGGAGCGGCCTTACGAGATTGGCAAGACACAAGCGGAACCGGAGGAGGAGCTTCCGATACGAATGCCTTCCACATTACAACTGTTTGACTACCAGAAGCATGCCATTGAAGAATGGACAAACAATAACTGCCGAGGGTTATTTTCGATGGCGACAGGGACGGGCAAGACGATCACCTCGCTGGCTGCGGCTTTAGGTGTGTTTAAGTCTCATAAGAAAATTTGCCTGATTGTTTCCGTGCCGTTCAAGCATCTCGTAGAGCAATGGAACCAAGAGGTGCGTGCGTTTGGATTTATACCGGTGATGTCTACCAGTCGGGATTGGCTCTTCGAAGCAAACTCGCTCATCGATGACTATAATTTAGGATTTGAGGAAGTCATTTGTTTCATCGTCACCCATCAGTCCAATGCGGACGAGGATAAATTTCTTCGTCTTGTGTCCAAAATTCGCAACAAAGACAGCGTTCTGTTTATCGGGGACGAGGCTCATTACCTGGGAGCGGCGTACCTGCGCAACTCGCTCCATCCGGATATTAAGATGCGCATCGGCTTATCGGCGACTCCCGAGCGATGGAGGGATCTGGACGGGACACAGGTGGTAACGGATTATTTCTCCAGAGAGGTGATCTCCTTCGGGCTGGAAAGAGCTATTGAGGAGGGTTATCTTACCCCTTATGAGTTCTTTCCCCATTACGTGGAGATGAGTGAAGAGGATTACCGGGAGTACAAACGCTTGACGATACGCATTAGCCAGCTCCTGCAGGCGGCCAAGACTGACCCCAGCCGCCGGGAAGCGGCGAATGTGTTTGCAGCCCAGCGGGCGAATCTTCTGAATAAGTCGGAAGCAAAGATTGAGACGTTCCTTGCTCTTCTGAGGCAGCATATCCGTGAGGTTGGCCTAGAGCATTTCAAGCATACGATTGTATATAGTCCGGAGGGAAAGCATAGGGAAATTTTGCGTCGGGTTGCGGACACGGGGCTGCGGGTGCAGGAAATTGTATCCTCTACGAGCAATGCCGACCGCAAGTCGATTCTTCAGGCGTTCGATCGGGGCGACATTCAAGTGATTGTTGCCATGAAATGCCTGGATGAGGGCGTCAACGTACCGGCAACAAAACGTGCGTATTTTCTGGCCAGCACCTCCAACCCGCGTCAGTTTGTCCAGCGCCGCGGGAGAATTCTAAGGAAGGCTATCGGGAAACAGCAGGCGTACATCCATGACTTTGTCATGATTCCGCCGCTCGATGCGGCGGATGACGGAAACACCTATGCGCAGATCATGAAGCGTGAATTTGCCCGCTTTGTAGAGTTTTACCTGTGCGCGAGCAATCAGCTGGCCATACATAGCAGAGCCTTCGAGATTCTAGAGCGGTATCGGCTCGGTTACTTGCTAAGCTTGAAGCCGGAAGACATTTATTCATCACTATCAGGGGAGTTGGAAGACCATGACAGCTAG
- a CDS encoding sigma factor-like helix-turn-helix DNA-binding protein, translating to MGSILIDKSLEGRLIANSNPHVQSFLHSHQIQTYDQLCEDELRLLFNEDAETFWSVVRVFGLLGVRYKGKLQAYSSFEFGKGDFLVYQGKLTGNTAVTYSFKLERFLRPFLSSFGLKTISDIHGLYLLNIQHQLDKLHLSEWYGVFVEELLQQQFVVRGELGKLEGEGWDHSGTDESFTKTVTFENVVIQIPNVILTRDIAPDFSGSVARNIHCLLKDGLTTYGQLPDNLEDYFLHKPSIGIGKINRFKNELLNNIEIHCQERANVVITMETPTERPIYVPPLLREKSIDLFLPVINRYNGYSLIVEQLSEMGIVRWGELCRYTKTELTDGLRKKHARISRILPIFEELSIHVEGAEVEVTLESLWKRFYNDLSALAHNNRLDFLEERPWEVLYKRVNKGPYREAMTLQEISDELGVTRERIRQIEVKAFELFILRHVPLLFELKETVSGRYNLVSIEDILGGPFTMNDAEEAVLASIVKKCDIGLLYDTEYHAFFAGDNGQVDEDIAELIKHLMSEQRWYHPSRLKDKVNAYFEKNPTSLLTPDMVFETIVPNCFIMFRSLYFPAEGTKKDLLLPVFEAFFPEGLALIKNSHLFTDIAREMYPDYFGDNDDRSIYSSLLRNEEEVVIWDNGYYIPRSSISVDPGDLVPIKEWTIQLLKESQAPQIRLTRTLWHFREDLEQLGITNEYALYTCFKLYGSDEFDFVKAPRICLKGELDAARQPLTQIFYDYIKAQNRKVSRKEIVEHFKNQLGWETYHIEQRMGDQIIRAGYDEYIHIDNLQVNLQGLETVKTWLVRKMESVESVVSIKVVNRAIMKLANIDSYQTLYYMLEREYPDEFSFYIYPKLGLFDKEEEINAPSRRSPIALLEHYLQSGQTVAYRSELEKHFKSIGWASISYNSRNIIVYEFKNDQALAFVHKDTIGWTEEKRDAFLSLIHASFDELYEGNEFLLDMDVLYQNPSVRQRLPRLANGIEWTPALMVSLLKQEDETVTILGITEKTAIRDDNPHSIASELDLIHYLLMKEYQGAASIQQMERRLQELNVINRSMSRLYYNDQMDENIPYVTTPSLEMITQDLYRTRTGG from the coding sequence GTGGGTTCAATACTTATAGATAAAAGCTTAGAGGGACGTTTGATAGCCAATTCGAACCCGCATGTACAATCTTTTTTACATTCGCATCAAATACAAACGTACGATCAGCTGTGCGAGGATGAGCTCCGATTATTGTTTAATGAAGATGCCGAAACCTTCTGGAGCGTGGTCAGAGTATTCGGCCTGCTTGGCGTTCGTTATAAAGGAAAGCTGCAGGCGTACTCATCCTTTGAGTTTGGGAAAGGCGATTTCCTCGTGTATCAAGGCAAGCTGACAGGGAACACAGCGGTAACGTATAGCTTCAAGCTTGAGCGTTTTTTGCGGCCGTTTTTGAGCTCTTTCGGCCTCAAGACGATATCCGACATTCATGGTTTATATCTGCTTAATATTCAGCACCAACTGGACAAGCTACATCTGTCAGAGTGGTACGGGGTTTTCGTAGAAGAATTGCTGCAGCAGCAGTTTGTGGTTCGCGGAGAGCTGGGGAAGCTGGAGGGAGAGGGTTGGGATCACAGCGGCACGGACGAATCATTCACCAAGACGGTGACCTTCGAGAACGTAGTGATCCAAATTCCGAATGTCATCCTTACACGGGACATAGCTCCCGACTTTTCCGGTTCGGTTGCTCGAAATATTCACTGTTTATTGAAAGACGGCCTGACCACTTATGGGCAGCTTCCGGACAACTTGGAGGACTACTTTCTTCATAAGCCGAGCATTGGTATCGGTAAAATCAACAGATTCAAGAATGAGCTTCTGAATAATATTGAAATTCATTGCCAGGAACGGGCAAATGTTGTTATAACCATGGAAACACCAACGGAGAGGCCGATCTATGTTCCTCCTCTCTTACGTGAGAAATCCATTGATCTGTTTCTTCCAGTCATTAACAGGTACAATGGTTATTCTTTAATCGTCGAGCAGCTATCCGAGATGGGAATTGTCAGGTGGGGCGAGCTTTGCCGCTATACGAAGACGGAGCTTACGGATGGACTGCGAAAGAAGCATGCAAGGATCTCTCGTATCCTACCCATATTTGAGGAATTATCGATTCATGTGGAAGGAGCAGAGGTAGAGGTTACGCTGGAGAGTCTATGGAAACGATTTTATAATGACCTGTCCGCGCTTGCTCATAATAATCGATTGGACTTCCTGGAGGAAAGACCTTGGGAGGTCTTATATAAACGTGTGAATAAAGGACCTTACAGGGAGGCGATGACGCTTCAGGAAATCTCCGACGAATTAGGGGTCACGCGTGAACGAATTCGGCAAATTGAGGTTAAGGCATTCGAGCTCTTCATCTTGCGGCATGTCCCTTTATTATTCGAGCTGAAAGAAACCGTGAGCGGCAGATATAACCTGGTATCCATCGAGGATATTCTGGGAGGACCCTTCACCATGAATGATGCGGAAGAGGCGGTGCTGGCTAGCATCGTTAAAAAATGTGATATCGGGCTGTTATACGATACGGAGTACCACGCATTCTTTGCCGGCGACAACGGGCAGGTGGATGAGGATATAGCAGAGTTGATCAAACATCTGATGAGCGAACAGCGTTGGTACCATCCTAGCAGACTTAAGGATAAAGTCAACGCATATTTCGAAAAAAATCCGACGTCCCTCCTGACACCGGACATGGTATTCGAGACCATCGTTCCCAATTGTTTCATCATGTTTCGTTCGCTTTATTTTCCTGCCGAAGGGACGAAGAAGGATCTGCTTTTACCTGTTTTTGAGGCATTTTTTCCTGAGGGCCTGGCGCTTATCAAAAACTCGCACCTGTTCACGGATATCGCACGAGAAATGTATCCGGATTATTTTGGAGATAACGATGACCGGAGCATTTATTCATCGCTGCTTCGCAATGAAGAAGAGGTTGTCATTTGGGATAACGGATACTATATTCCCAGGTCATCGATTTCGGTCGACCCGGGCGATCTTGTCCCCATAAAGGAATGGACGATTCAGCTCCTGAAGGAAAGCCAGGCCCCGCAAATCCGATTAACGAGAACGCTTTGGCATTTTAGAGAGGATCTTGAACAGCTTGGCATAACCAATGAGTATGCACTTTATACTTGTTTTAAGCTGTACGGCTCGGATGAGTTTGATTTCGTGAAGGCTCCCCGTATTTGTTTAAAGGGAGAGCTTGATGCCGCCAGGCAGCCGCTCACACAAATTTTCTATGACTATATTAAAGCTCAGAACAGAAAAGTCAGCCGCAAGGAAATTGTGGAGCATTTCAAAAATCAACTCGGCTGGGAAACATACCACATTGAGCAGCGGATGGGCGATCAGATCATTCGGGCTGGCTACGATGAATATATTCATATTGATAATTTACAAGTTAATCTGCAAGGTTTGGAAACCGTCAAAACCTGGCTCGTTAGAAAAATGGAGTCGGTCGAGTCGGTTGTCTCGATCAAAGTGGTGAATCGCGCCATTATGAAGCTGGCCAACATAGATTCCTACCAAACGTTATATTACATGCTGGAACGGGAATATCCGGATGAGTTCAGCTTCTATATCTATCCGAAACTCGGACTGTTTGATAAGGAAGAGGAGATAAACGCGCCGTCAAGGAGGTCCCCGATTGCCCTCCTTGAACATTATCTTCAAAGTGGTCAGACCGTGGCGTACCGAAGCGAATTGGAGAAGCACTTCAAGAGCATCGGCTGGGCATCTATTAGCTACAACTCCAGGAACATCATTGTGTATGAATTCAAGAACGATCAGGCACTGGCCTTCGTGCATAAGGACACGATCGGGTGGACGGAGGAGAAAAGGGATGCGTTCCTGAGCCTGATTCATGCGTCATTTGATGAGCTGTACGAAGGCAATGAGTTTCTGCTGGACATGGATGTACTTTATCAGAATCCGAGTGTCCGTCAACGTCTCCCTCGGCTGGCCAACGGCATAGAGTGGACGCCGGCCCTCATGGTTTCGCTGCTGAAGCAGGAGGATGAGACGGTTACGATCCTGGGCATTACGGAGAAGACGGCTATTCGTGATGACAATCCTCACAGCATCGCGAGCGAGCTTGATCTGATCCATTACCTGTTAATGAAAGAGTATCAGGGGGCAGCGTCTATCCAGCAGATGGAGCGGCGCTTGCAGGAGCTCAATGTGATCAACAGGTCGATGAGCAGACTGTATTACAACGACCAGATGGACGAGAACATTCCTTATGTGACTACGCCTTCTCTGGAGATGATAACCCAAGACCTCTACCGAACTCGAACGGGAGGCTGA